A DNA window from Centroberyx gerrardi isolate f3 chromosome 3, fCenGer3.hap1.cur.20231027, whole genome shotgun sequence contains the following coding sequences:
- the LOC139923285 gene encoding ribonuclease inhibitor-like isoform X2 — MKDLETSDYNKSIVLFILDGLDESKFPLDFKGNEMCRDITKTTSIDILLTNLINGQLLHKSLVWITGRPGAANQIPLKYVDRVTEVRGFNDDQKKEYFQKNISDKDMAQKIFTHIKSLRSLDIMCHIPVFCWISATALQSLLMESQKDKKCKELPKTLTEMYTHFLIIQTKLKHQKYCQEGETDDDVIMKLGKLAFKQLNKGNPIFYADDLKTCDIDVKDAAVYSGVCTQIIRKECGLHREEIYSFVHLSVQEFLAALYVLVTFIDRGDNLLSSQICAKVRTETGEIPIVFLHKSAVDKALKNRYGRWDLFLRFLLGLSQKQNRKRLQVMLGHKERRLESNRKTVNYIHTMIRKVTFTEKSTNLFHCLNELGDQSLVRQVQVHLDSGDLSNIPPEQWSALAFVLLTSNEDLDVFELKKYFRSDDVLERLLPVLKVSKKALLGDCNLTDRCCKSVASALSSNTSGLEELDLSRNKLQNSGVKLLSSGLENPHCKLQRLRLHGCGITEEGCKSLASALNLNPSHLKDLDLSWNSLGDQAVARLSDFLGNPDCQLERLWLHGCGITGEGCESLASALSLNPSHLKDLDLSQNSLGIQAVTQLSDFLGNPACQLERLRLHGCDITEEACESLASALSLSPSHLKDLDLSRNSLGDQAVTQLSGFLMNPACQLERLWLRGCGITEEGCESLASALSLNPSHLKDLDLSWNSLGDQAVARLSDFLRNPACQLERLWLYRLKLTEQGGAALASALSSNPSHLKKLNLGANYLRDTVVTEISVLLKDPNCKLETLRLKCCSFTKGCSRSLTLALSFSSALKELDLRYNKLEDQGVELLSHWLRRPQCRLEILRLSYCTESSCGSLASALRSNPHLRELELSRSDPGESGLKLLSDLKKDPQSKLQTLTI; from the exons ATGAAGGATTTGGAAACCTCGGACTACAACAAGTCCATTGTTTTGTTCATCCTTGATGGCCTGGATGAGAGCAAATTCCCCCTAGATTTTAAGGGAAATGAGATGTGCCGCGATATTACAAAGACTACCTCAATAGACATTCTGCTGACCAACCTCATCAATGGGCAACTGCTTCACAAATCCTTGGTCTGGATCACAGGTAGACCAggtgcagccaatcagatccctcttaaGTATGTTGACCGGGTGACTGAGGTACGAGGCTTTAACGATGACCAGAAGAAGGAATACTTCCAGAAGAATATCAGTGACAAGGATATGGCTCAAAAAATCTTCACCCATATAAAGTCACTGAGAAGCCTggacatcatgtgccacattcCAGTGTTCTGCTGGATTTCAGCCACAGCTCTGCAGAGTCTCCTAATGGAAAGTCAGAAAGATAAAAAATGCAAAGAGTTGCCCAAGACTCTGACtgaaatgtacacacacttcctgatCATCCAGACAAAGCTGAAACACCAGAAGTATTGTCAGGAAGGTGAAACAGATGACGATGTGATCATGAAATTGGGAAAGCTAGCCTTCAAACAGCTAAATAAGGGTAATCCAATCTTCTATGCAGATGATCTAAAAACTTGTGACATTGATGTGAAAGACGCTGCAGTTTACTCTGGAGTTTGTACACAgatcataagaaaggaatgtgGTCTTCACAGAGAGGAGATTTACTCTTTTGTCCATCTAAGCGTTCAGGAGTTTCTTGCTGCTCTGTATGTACTGGTCACCTTCATAGATAGGGGAGACAATCTGCTTTCCAGCCAAATATGTGCAAAAGTGCGAACAGAGACAGGAGAAATCCCTATTGTCTTCCTCCACAAGAGTGCAGTGGATAAGGCTTTGAAGAACCGTTATGGGCGTTGGGACTTGTTTCTGCGCTTCCTGCTGGGTCTCTCACAGAAGCAGAATCGGAAACGTCTTCAGGTAATGTTAGGACATAAAGAAAGAAGGCTGGAGAGCAATCGGAAGACAGTCAACTACATTCACACGATGATCAGGAAGGTCACCTTTACTGAGAAGAGCaccaatctgttccactgtttGAATGAGCTGGGTGACCAATCTCTGGTAAGGCAAGTCCAAGTACACCTGGACTCAGGAGATCTCAGCAACATTCCACCTGAACAGTGGTCAGCTCTGGCCTTTGTGTTGCTTACTTCTAATGAAGATTTGGACGTGTTTGAGCTGAAGAAATACTTCAGATCAGACGATGTTCTGgagaggctgctgccagtgctCAAAGTATCAAAGAAAGCTTT GCTTGGTGACTGTAACCTCACTGACAGATGCTGCAAGTCTGTtgcttcagctctcagctcaaATACGTCTGGACTGGAGGAGTTGGACCTGAGCAGAAATAAACTGCAGAACTctggagtgaagctgctctccagCGGCCTGGAAAACCCACACTGCAAACTCCAGAGACTGAG GTTACATGGCTGTGGCATTACTGAAGAGGGATGTAAGTCTCTGGCTTCAGCTCTCAACTTGAATCCATCTCACCTGAAAGACCTGGATCTCAGCTGGAATAGTTTGGGAGACCAGGCAGTCGCCCGGCTCTCTGACTTCCTGGGGAATCCTGACTGCCAGCTGGAGAGACTATG GTTACATGGCTGTGGCATTACTGGAGAGGGATGTGAGTCTCTGGCTTCAGCTCTCAGCTTGAAcccatctcacctgaaagaCCTGGATCTCAGCCAGAATAGTTTGGGAATCCAGGCAGTCACCCAGCTCTCTGACTTCCTGGGGAATCCTGCCTGCCAGCTGGAGAGGCTACG GTTACATGGCTGTGACATTACTGAAGAGGCATGTGAGTCTCTGGCTTCAGCTCTCAGCTTGAGcccatctcacctgaaagaCCTGGATCTCAGCCGGAATAGTTTGGGAGACCAGGCAGTCACCCAGCTCTCTGGCTTCCTGATGAATCCTGCCTGCCAGCTGGAGAGACTATG GTTACGTGGCTGTGGCATTACTGAAGAGGGATGTGAGTCTCTGGCTTCAGCTCTCAGCTTGAATCCATCTCACCTGAAAGACCTGGATCTCAGCTGGAATAGTTTGGGAGACCAGGCAGTCGCCCGGCTCTCTGACTTCCTGAGGAATCCTGCCTGCCAGCTGGAGAGACTATG GCTTTACAGGCTAAAACTGACAGAGCAAGGCGGTGCTGCTCTGGCTTCAGCTCTGAGTTCAAACCCCTCCCACCTGAAGAAGCTGAATCTGGGAGCAAACTACCTGAGAGACACTGTGGTGACGGAGATCTCCGTTCTGCTGAAGGATCCGAACTGCAAACTGGAGACACTGAG GCTGAAATGCTGTTCGTTCACCAAGGGATGCAGCCGGTCTCTGACCCTCGCCCTcagtttctcctctgctcttaaAGAGCTGGACCTGCGCTACAACAAGCTGGAGGACCAGGGGGTGGAGCTGCTCTCTCATTGGCTGAGGAGACCTCAGTGCAGACTAGAGATATTGAG GTTGTCATATTGTACAGAGAGCAGCTGTGGCTCTCTTGCCTCGGCTCTGAGGTCCAACCcacatctgagagagctggagctGAGCAGAAGTGATCCAGGAGAATCAGGTTTGAAGTTGCTGTCTGATTTGAAGAAGGATCCACAAAGCAAACTGCAGACACTGACCATCTGA
- the LOC139923285 gene encoding ribonuclease inhibitor-like isoform X5, with the protein MKDLETSDYNKSIVLFILDGLDESKFPLDFKGNEMCRDITKTTSIDILLTNLINGQLLHKSLVWITGRPGAANQIPLKYVDRVTEVRGFNDDQKKEYFQKNISDKDMAQKIFTHIKSLRSLDIMCHIPVFCWISATALQSLLMESQKDKKCKELPKTLTEMYTHFLIIQTKLKHQKYCQEGETDDDVIMKLGKLAFKQLNKGNPIFYADDLKTCDIDVKDAAVYSGVCTQIIRKECGLHREEIYSFVHLSVQEFLAALYVLVTFIDRGDNLLSSQICAKVRTETGEIPIVFLHKSAVDKALKNRYGRWDLFLRFLLGLSQKQNRKRLQVMLGHKERRLESNRKTVNYIHTMIRKVTFTEKSTNLFHCLNELGDQSLVRQVQVHLDSGDLSNIPPEQWSALAFVLLTSNEDLDVFELKKYFRSDDVLERLLPVLKVSKKALLGDCNLTDRCCKSVASALSSNTSGLEELDLSRNKLQNSGVKLLSSGLENPHCKLQRLRLHGCGITEEGCKSLASALNLNPSHLKDLDLSWNSLGDQAVARLSDFLGNPDCQLERLWLHGCGITGEGCESLASALSLNPSHLKDLDLSQNSLGIQAVTQLSDFLGNPACQLERLRLHGCDITEEACESLASALSLSPSHLKDLDLSRNSLGDQAVTQLSGFLMNPACQLERLWLYRLKLTEQGGAALASALSSNPSHLKKLNLGANYLRDTVVTEISVLLKDPNCKLETLRLDFCSFTEGCSRSLTLALSFSSALKELDLRYNRLEDQGVELLSDWLRRPQCRLEILRLSYCTESSCGSLASALRSNPHLRELELSRSDPGESGLKLLSDLKKDPQSKLQTLTVL; encoded by the exons ATGAAGGATTTGGAAACCTCGGACTACAACAAGTCCATTGTTTTGTTCATCCTTGATGGCCTGGATGAGAGCAAATTCCCCCTAGATTTTAAGGGAAATGAGATGTGCCGCGATATTACAAAGACTACCTCAATAGACATTCTGCTGACCAACCTCATCAATGGGCAACTGCTTCACAAATCCTTGGTCTGGATCACAGGTAGACCAggtgcagccaatcagatccctcttaaGTATGTTGACCGGGTGACTGAGGTACGAGGCTTTAACGATGACCAGAAGAAGGAATACTTCCAGAAGAATATCAGTGACAAGGATATGGCTCAAAAAATCTTCACCCATATAAAGTCACTGAGAAGCCTggacatcatgtgccacattcCAGTGTTCTGCTGGATTTCAGCCACAGCTCTGCAGAGTCTCCTAATGGAAAGTCAGAAAGATAAAAAATGCAAAGAGTTGCCCAAGACTCTGACtgaaatgtacacacacttcctgatCATCCAGACAAAGCTGAAACACCAGAAGTATTGTCAGGAAGGTGAAACAGATGACGATGTGATCATGAAATTGGGAAAGCTAGCCTTCAAACAGCTAAATAAGGGTAATCCAATCTTCTATGCAGATGATCTAAAAACTTGTGACATTGATGTGAAAGACGCTGCAGTTTACTCTGGAGTTTGTACACAgatcataagaaaggaatgtgGTCTTCACAGAGAGGAGATTTACTCTTTTGTCCATCTAAGCGTTCAGGAGTTTCTTGCTGCTCTGTATGTACTGGTCACCTTCATAGATAGGGGAGACAATCTGCTTTCCAGCCAAATATGTGCAAAAGTGCGAACAGAGACAGGAGAAATCCCTATTGTCTTCCTCCACAAGAGTGCAGTGGATAAGGCTTTGAAGAACCGTTATGGGCGTTGGGACTTGTTTCTGCGCTTCCTGCTGGGTCTCTCACAGAAGCAGAATCGGAAACGTCTTCAGGTAATGTTAGGACATAAAGAAAGAAGGCTGGAGAGCAATCGGAAGACAGTCAACTACATTCACACGATGATCAGGAAGGTCACCTTTACTGAGAAGAGCaccaatctgttccactgtttGAATGAGCTGGGTGACCAATCTCTGGTAAGGCAAGTCCAAGTACACCTGGACTCAGGAGATCTCAGCAACATTCCACCTGAACAGTGGTCAGCTCTGGCCTTTGTGTTGCTTACTTCTAATGAAGATTTGGACGTGTTTGAGCTGAAGAAATACTTCAGATCAGACGATGTTCTGgagaggctgctgccagtgctCAAAGTATCAAAGAAAGCTTT GCTTGGTGACTGTAACCTCACTGACAGATGCTGCAAGTCTGTtgcttcagctctcagctcaaATACGTCTGGACTGGAGGAGTTGGACCTGAGCAGAAATAAACTGCAGAACTctggagtgaagctgctctccagCGGCCTGGAAAACCCACACTGCAAACTCCAGAGACTGAG GTTACATGGCTGTGGCATTACTGAAGAGGGATGTAAGTCTCTGGCTTCAGCTCTCAACTTGAATCCATCTCACCTGAAAGACCTGGATCTCAGCTGGAATAGTTTGGGAGACCAGGCAGTCGCCCGGCTCTCTGACTTCCTGGGGAATCCTGACTGCCAGCTGGAGAGACTATG GTTACATGGCTGTGGCATTACTGGAGAGGGATGTGAGTCTCTGGCTTCAGCTCTCAGCTTGAAcccatctcacctgaaagaCCTGGATCTCAGCCAGAATAGTTTGGGAATCCAGGCAGTCACCCAGCTCTCTGACTTCCTGGGGAATCCTGCCTGCCAGCTGGAGAGGCTACG GTTACATGGCTGTGACATTACTGAAGAGGCATGTGAGTCTCTGGCTTCAGCTCTCAGCTTGAGcccatctcacctgaaagaCCTGGATCTCAGCCGGAATAGTTTGGGAGACCAGGCAGTCACCCAGCTCTCTGGCTTCCTGATGAATCCTGCCTGCCAGCTGGAGAGACTATG GCTTTACAGGCTAAAACTGACAGAGCAAGGCGGTGCTGCTCTGGCTTCAGCTCTGAGTTCAAACCCCTCCCACCTGAAGAAGCTGAATCTGGGAGCAAACTACCTGAGAGACACTGTGGTGACGGAGATCTCCGTTCTGCTGAAGGATCCGAACTGCAAACTGGAGACACTGAG GCTGGACTTCTGTTCATTCACCGAGGGATGCAGCCGGTCTCTGACCCTCGCCCTcagtttctcctctgctcttaaAGAGCTGGACCTGCGCTACAACAGGCTGGAGGACCAGGGGGTGGAgctgctctctgattggctgaggagaCCTCAGTGTAGACTGGAGATACTGAG GTTGTCATATTGTACAGAGAGCAGCTGTGGCTCTCTTGCCTCGGCTCTGAGGTCCAACCcacatctgagagagctggagctGAGCAGAAGTGATCCAGGAGAATCAGGTTTGAAGTTGCTGTCTGATTTGAAGAAGGATCCACAAAGCAAACTGCAGACACTGACGGTGCTGTGA
- the LOC139923285 gene encoding ribonuclease inhibitor-like isoform X4: MKDLETSDYNKSIVLFILDGLDESKFPLDFKGNEMCRDITKTTSIDILLTNLINGQLLHKSLVWITGRPGAANQIPLKYVDRVTEVRGFNDDQKKEYFQKNISDKDMAQKIFTHIKSLRSLDIMCHIPVFCWISATALQSLLMESQKDKKCKELPKTLTEMYTHFLIIQTKLKHQKYCQEGETDDDVIMKLGKLAFKQLNKGNPIFYADDLKTCDIDVKDAAVYSGVCTQIIRKECGLHREEIYSFVHLSVQEFLAALYVLVTFIDRGDNLLSSQICAKVRTETGEIPIVFLHKSAVDKALKNRYGRWDLFLRFLLGLSQKQNRKRLQVMLGHKERRLESNRKTVNYIHTMIRKVTFTEKSTNLFHCLNELGDQSLVRQVQVHLDSGDLSNIPPEQWSALAFVLLTSNEDLDVFELKKYFRSDDVLERLLPVLKVSKKALLGDCNLTDRCCKSVASALSSNTSGLEELDLSRNKLQNSGVKLLSSGLENPHCKLQRLRLHGCGITGEGCESLASALSLNPSHLKDLDLSQNSLGIQAVTQLSDFLGNPACQLERLRLHGCDITEEACESLASALSLSPSHLKDLDLSRNSLGDQAVTQLSGFLMNPACQLERLWLRGCGITEEGCESLASALSLNPSHLKDLDLSWNSLGDQAVARLSDFLRNPACQLERLWLYRLKLTEQGGAALASALSSNPSHLKKLNLGANYLRDTVVTEISVLLKDPNCKLETLRLDFCSFTEGCSRSLTLALSFSSALKELDLRYNRLEDQGVELLSDWLRRPQCRLEILRLSYCTESSCGSLASALRSNPHLRELELSRSDPGESGLKLLSDLKKDPQSKLQTLTVL, translated from the exons ATGAAGGATTTGGAAACCTCGGACTACAACAAGTCCATTGTTTTGTTCATCCTTGATGGCCTGGATGAGAGCAAATTCCCCCTAGATTTTAAGGGAAATGAGATGTGCCGCGATATTACAAAGACTACCTCAATAGACATTCTGCTGACCAACCTCATCAATGGGCAACTGCTTCACAAATCCTTGGTCTGGATCACAGGTAGACCAggtgcagccaatcagatccctcttaaGTATGTTGACCGGGTGACTGAGGTACGAGGCTTTAACGATGACCAGAAGAAGGAATACTTCCAGAAGAATATCAGTGACAAGGATATGGCTCAAAAAATCTTCACCCATATAAAGTCACTGAGAAGCCTggacatcatgtgccacattcCAGTGTTCTGCTGGATTTCAGCCACAGCTCTGCAGAGTCTCCTAATGGAAAGTCAGAAAGATAAAAAATGCAAAGAGTTGCCCAAGACTCTGACtgaaatgtacacacacttcctgatCATCCAGACAAAGCTGAAACACCAGAAGTATTGTCAGGAAGGTGAAACAGATGACGATGTGATCATGAAATTGGGAAAGCTAGCCTTCAAACAGCTAAATAAGGGTAATCCAATCTTCTATGCAGATGATCTAAAAACTTGTGACATTGATGTGAAAGACGCTGCAGTTTACTCTGGAGTTTGTACACAgatcataagaaaggaatgtgGTCTTCACAGAGAGGAGATTTACTCTTTTGTCCATCTAAGCGTTCAGGAGTTTCTTGCTGCTCTGTATGTACTGGTCACCTTCATAGATAGGGGAGACAATCTGCTTTCCAGCCAAATATGTGCAAAAGTGCGAACAGAGACAGGAGAAATCCCTATTGTCTTCCTCCACAAGAGTGCAGTGGATAAGGCTTTGAAGAACCGTTATGGGCGTTGGGACTTGTTTCTGCGCTTCCTGCTGGGTCTCTCACAGAAGCAGAATCGGAAACGTCTTCAGGTAATGTTAGGACATAAAGAAAGAAGGCTGGAGAGCAATCGGAAGACAGTCAACTACATTCACACGATGATCAGGAAGGTCACCTTTACTGAGAAGAGCaccaatctgttccactgtttGAATGAGCTGGGTGACCAATCTCTGGTAAGGCAAGTCCAAGTACACCTGGACTCAGGAGATCTCAGCAACATTCCACCTGAACAGTGGTCAGCTCTGGCCTTTGTGTTGCTTACTTCTAATGAAGATTTGGACGTGTTTGAGCTGAAGAAATACTTCAGATCAGACGATGTTCTGgagaggctgctgccagtgctCAAAGTATCAAAGAAAGCTTT GCTTGGTGACTGTAACCTCACTGACAGATGCTGCAAGTCTGTtgcttcagctctcagctcaaATACGTCTGGACTGGAGGAGTTGGACCTGAGCAGAAATAAACTGCAGAACTctggagtgaagctgctctccagCGGCCTGGAAAACCCACACTGCAAACTCCAGAGACTGAG GTTACATGGCTGTGGCATTACTGGAGAGGGATGTGAGTCTCTGGCTTCAGCTCTCAGCTTGAAcccatctcacctgaaagaCCTGGATCTCAGCCAGAATAGTTTGGGAATCCAGGCAGTCACCCAGCTCTCTGACTTCCTGGGGAATCCTGCCTGCCAGCTGGAGAGGCTACG GTTACATGGCTGTGACATTACTGAAGAGGCATGTGAGTCTCTGGCTTCAGCTCTCAGCTTGAGcccatctcacctgaaagaCCTGGATCTCAGCCGGAATAGTTTGGGAGACCAGGCAGTCACCCAGCTCTCTGGCTTCCTGATGAATCCTGCCTGCCAGCTGGAGAGACTATG GTTACGTGGCTGTGGCATTACTGAAGAGGGATGTGAGTCTCTGGCTTCAGCTCTCAGCTTGAATCCATCTCACCTGAAAGACCTGGATCTCAGCTGGAATAGTTTGGGAGACCAGGCAGTCGCCCGGCTCTCTGACTTCCTGAGGAATCCTGCCTGCCAGCTGGAGAGACTATG GCTTTACAGGCTAAAACTGACAGAGCAAGGCGGTGCTGCTCTGGCTTCAGCTCTGAGTTCAAACCCCTCCCACCTGAAGAAGCTGAATCTGGGAGCAAACTACCTGAGAGACACTGTGGTGACGGAGATCTCCGTTCTGCTGAAGGATCCGAACTGCAAACTGGAGACACTGAG GCTGGACTTCTGTTCATTCACCGAGGGATGCAGCCGGTCTCTGACCCTCGCCCTcagtttctcctctgctcttaaAGAGCTGGACCTGCGCTACAACAGGCTGGAGGACCAGGGGGTGGAgctgctctctgattggctgaggagaCCTCAGTGTAGACTGGAGATACTGAG GTTGTCATATTGTACAGAGAGCAGCTGTGGCTCTCTTGCCTCGGCTCTGAGGTCCAACCcacatctgagagagctggagctGAGCAGAAGTGATCCAGGAGAATCAGGTTTGAAGTTGCTGTCTGATTTGAAGAAGGATCCACAAAGCAAACTGCAGACACTGACGGTGCTGTGA
- the LOC139923285 gene encoding NACHT, LRR and PYD domains-containing protein 12-like isoform X6, producing the protein MKDLETSDYNKSIVLFILDGLDESKFPLDFKGNEMCRDITKTTSIDILLTNLINGQLLHKSLVWITGRPGAANQIPLKYVDRVTEVRGFNDDQKKEYFQKNISDKDMAQKIFTHIKSLRSLDIMCHIPVFCWISATALQSLLMESQKDKKCKELPKTLTEMYTHFLIIQTKLKHQKYCQEGETDDDVIMKLGKLAFKQLNKGNPIFYADDLKTCDIDVKDAAVYSGVCTQIIRKECGLHREEIYSFVHLSVQEFLAALYVLVTFIDRGDNLLSSQICAKVRTETGEIPIVFLHKSAVDKALKNRYGRWDLFLRFLLGLSQKQNRKRLQVMLGHKERRLESNRKTVNYIHTMIRKVTFTEKSTNLFHCLNELGDQSLVRQVQVHLDSGDLSNIPPEQWSALAFVLLTSNEDLDVFELKKYFRSDDVLERLLPVLKVSKKALLGDCNLTDRCCKSVASALSSNTSGLEELDLSRNKLQNSGVKLLSSGLENPHCKLQRLRLHGCDITEEACESLASALSLSPSHLKDLDLSRNSLGDQAVTQLSGFLMNPACQLERLWLRGCGITEEGCESLASALSLNPSHLKDLDLSWNSLGDQAVARLSDFLRNPACQLERLWLYRLKLTEQGGAALASALSSNPSHLKKLNLGANYLRDTVVTEISVLLKDPNCKLETLRLDFCSFTEGCSRSLTLALSFSSALKELDLRYNRLEDQGVELLSDWLRRPQCRLEILRLSYCTESSCGSLASALRSNPHLRELELSRSDPGESGLKLLSDLKKDPQSKLQTLTVL; encoded by the exons ATGAAGGATTTGGAAACCTCGGACTACAACAAGTCCATTGTTTTGTTCATCCTTGATGGCCTGGATGAGAGCAAATTCCCCCTAGATTTTAAGGGAAATGAGATGTGCCGCGATATTACAAAGACTACCTCAATAGACATTCTGCTGACCAACCTCATCAATGGGCAACTGCTTCACAAATCCTTGGTCTGGATCACAGGTAGACCAggtgcagccaatcagatccctcttaaGTATGTTGACCGGGTGACTGAGGTACGAGGCTTTAACGATGACCAGAAGAAGGAATACTTCCAGAAGAATATCAGTGACAAGGATATGGCTCAAAAAATCTTCACCCATATAAAGTCACTGAGAAGCCTggacatcatgtgccacattcCAGTGTTCTGCTGGATTTCAGCCACAGCTCTGCAGAGTCTCCTAATGGAAAGTCAGAAAGATAAAAAATGCAAAGAGTTGCCCAAGACTCTGACtgaaatgtacacacacttcctgatCATCCAGACAAAGCTGAAACACCAGAAGTATTGTCAGGAAGGTGAAACAGATGACGATGTGATCATGAAATTGGGAAAGCTAGCCTTCAAACAGCTAAATAAGGGTAATCCAATCTTCTATGCAGATGATCTAAAAACTTGTGACATTGATGTGAAAGACGCTGCAGTTTACTCTGGAGTTTGTACACAgatcataagaaaggaatgtgGTCTTCACAGAGAGGAGATTTACTCTTTTGTCCATCTAAGCGTTCAGGAGTTTCTTGCTGCTCTGTATGTACTGGTCACCTTCATAGATAGGGGAGACAATCTGCTTTCCAGCCAAATATGTGCAAAAGTGCGAACAGAGACAGGAGAAATCCCTATTGTCTTCCTCCACAAGAGTGCAGTGGATAAGGCTTTGAAGAACCGTTATGGGCGTTGGGACTTGTTTCTGCGCTTCCTGCTGGGTCTCTCACAGAAGCAGAATCGGAAACGTCTTCAGGTAATGTTAGGACATAAAGAAAGAAGGCTGGAGAGCAATCGGAAGACAGTCAACTACATTCACACGATGATCAGGAAGGTCACCTTTACTGAGAAGAGCaccaatctgttccactgtttGAATGAGCTGGGTGACCAATCTCTGGTAAGGCAAGTCCAAGTACACCTGGACTCAGGAGATCTCAGCAACATTCCACCTGAACAGTGGTCAGCTCTGGCCTTTGTGTTGCTTACTTCTAATGAAGATTTGGACGTGTTTGAGCTGAAGAAATACTTCAGATCAGACGATGTTCTGgagaggctgctgccagtgctCAAAGTATCAAAGAAAGCTTT GCTTGGTGACTGTAACCTCACTGACAGATGCTGCAAGTCTGTtgcttcagctctcagctcaaATACGTCTGGACTGGAGGAGTTGGACCTGAGCAGAAATAAACTGCAGAACTctggagtgaagctgctctccagCGGCCTGGAAAACCCACACTGCAAACTCCAGAGACTGAG GTTACATGGCTGTGACATTACTGAAGAGGCATGTGAGTCTCTGGCTTCAGCTCTCAGCTTGAGcccatctcacctgaaagaCCTGGATCTCAGCCGGAATAGTTTGGGAGACCAGGCAGTCACCCAGCTCTCTGGCTTCCTGATGAATCCTGCCTGCCAGCTGGAGAGACTATG GTTACGTGGCTGTGGCATTACTGAAGAGGGATGTGAGTCTCTGGCTTCAGCTCTCAGCTTGAATCCATCTCACCTGAAAGACCTGGATCTCAGCTGGAATAGTTTGGGAGACCAGGCAGTCGCCCGGCTCTCTGACTTCCTGAGGAATCCTGCCTGCCAGCTGGAGAGACTATG GCTTTACAGGCTAAAACTGACAGAGCAAGGCGGTGCTGCTCTGGCTTCAGCTCTGAGTTCAAACCCCTCCCACCTGAAGAAGCTGAATCTGGGAGCAAACTACCTGAGAGACACTGTGGTGACGGAGATCTCCGTTCTGCTGAAGGATCCGAACTGCAAACTGGAGACACTGAG GCTGGACTTCTGTTCATTCACCGAGGGATGCAGCCGGTCTCTGACCCTCGCCCTcagtttctcctctgctcttaaAGAGCTGGACCTGCGCTACAACAGGCTGGAGGACCAGGGGGTGGAgctgctctctgattggctgaggagaCCTCAGTGTAGACTGGAGATACTGAG GTTGTCATATTGTACAGAGAGCAGCTGTGGCTCTCTTGCCTCGGCTCTGAGGTCCAACCcacatctgagagagctggagctGAGCAGAAGTGATCCAGGAGAATCAGGTTTGAAGTTGCTGTCTGATTTGAAGAAGGATCCACAAAGCAAACTGCAGACACTGACGGTGCTGTGA